The proteins below come from a single Molothrus ater isolate BHLD 08-10-18 breed brown headed cowbird chromosome 3, BPBGC_Mater_1.1, whole genome shotgun sequence genomic window:
- the GJA1 gene encoding gap junction alpha-1 protein, translated as MGDWSALGKLLDKVQAYSTAGGKVWLSVLFIFRILLLGTAVESAWGDEQSAFRCNTQQPGCENVCYDKSFPISHVRFWVLQIIFVSVPTLLYLAHVFYVMRKEEKLNKREEELKVVANDGVNVDMHLKQIEIKKFKYGIEEHGKVKMRGGLLRTYIISILFKSVFEVAFLLIQWYIYGFSLNAIYTCERDPCPHRVDCFLSRPTEKTIFILFMLVVSLVSLALNIIELFYVFFKGVKDRVKGKTDPYSHSGAMSPSKDCGSPKYAYYNGCSSPTAPLSPMSPPGYKLVTGDRNNSSCRNYNKQASEQNWANYSAEQNRMGQAGSTISNSHAQPFDFSDDHQNTKKLASGHELQPLTIVDQRPPSRASSRASSRPRPDDLEI; from the coding sequence ATGGGTGATTGGAGTGCCTTGGGAAAACTTCTTGACAAAGTTCAAGCCTATTCTACTGCAGGAGGGAAAGTGTGGCTGTCTGTCCTCTTCATTTTCCGAATCTTGCTATTGGGAACAGCAGTTGAATCTGCTTGGGGAGATGAACAGTCTGCATTCCGGTGTAACACTCAGCAGCCTGGTTGCGAGAACGTCTGCTATGACAAGTCCTTTCCCATCTCCCATGTACGCTTTTGGGTTCTGCAGATCATATTTGTGTCTGTACCTACCCTTTTGTACCTGGCACATGTGTTCTATGTAATGAGGAAAGAAGAGAAGCTgaacaaaagagaagaagagCTAAAAGTAGTGGCAAATGATGGTGTGAATGTGGATATGCATCTCAAGCAAATAGAAATTAAGAAATTCAAGTATGGGATCGAAGAGCATGGCAAAGTGAAGATGCGTGGGGGACTGCTCCGTACTTATATCATCAGCATCCTGTTTAAATCTGTCTTCGAGGTGGCTTTCTTGCTGATTCAGTGGTACATTTATGGGTTTAGCCTGAATGCCATCTACACCTGTGAGCGAGATCCATGCCCACACAGAGTGGACTGTTTCCTCTCCCGTCCAACTGAGAAAACCATCTTCATCCTCTTCATGCTGGTGGTGTCCTTGGTGTCTCTTGCCTTGAACATCATTGAGCTTTTTTACGTATTCTTCAAGGGTGTCAAGGATCGTGTGAAAGGGAAAACCGACCCCTACTCCCACAGCGGTGCCATGAGCCCTTCCAAGGACTGCGGCTCCCCCAAATACGCTTATTACAATGGCTGCTCATCACCGACCGCCCCCTTGTCTCCTATGTCTCCCCCGGGGTACAAGCTTGTTACTGGAGACAGGAACAACTCCTCCTGTCGTAACTACAATAAGCAAGCCAGCGAGCAAAACTGGGCCAACTACAGCGCGGAGCAGAACAGAAtggggcaggctggcagcaccaTCTCCAACTCGCACGCCCAGCCCTTCGACTTCTCCGATGACCACCAGAACACGAAAAAACTGGCGTCAGGACATGAGCTGCAGCCCCTTACCATTGTGGACCAGAggcctcccagcagagccagcagccgAGCCAGCAGCAGGCCTCGACCTGACGACCTGGAGATCTAA